TTTATATTCTTCATAATCTCTAAAAACCTTGAAGATGGTGCGTTTGTAGTACATGAGTGAGTACATCCAGAAATTCGTAAAGTTTCACCACAAAACGAACATTCAAGAATATACGAGTTAACTGCACAGAACCATCACATTTGGGGCATCGTTTGCAGAAAACTACGAGGTCACtaattttttgcaaaaaacactgCACGTTCAGTAAACTTTTTGCAGAAAGCACTAATCAAGTGATCTAGGCCGTTTAATCATTTTTTGACAAGTGGGGCCGAATTGTCGACCTGGCAAAACATTTATATATACACCCTTAGATCTTAAAAATAAAAGCAATCaaccccctcccccttccccccgCCACCTAGTCCCTCCTCTATGCGCCTCTTCTCCCCTCCGACTCCCTCCTTCCCTTCTCTCTTATCTCTTGCGCCGCTGCCATGGCTCTGTTCCGGCGCCGCCCGCATGCCCCTCGACCCTAGCTGGCGTCCCTGCCGATGGATGGACCAGATCCGGTCGCCTGTTGCCCGCCATGGCTGCCCCTTGGCTAGCTGCAGCCGCCGCCATAGGCCATCAGCATCgcgaggaggggggggggggggggggggggggggcgcaggaCGACGCCGCAATCGGCGGTCTGGCAGCCCTACGGCCGGTAGGAGGAGGGCAGTAGGGGGACTCGCCGTAGGACGAGCGCCGGACGCCGCCGCGGCCGGTCTAGCGGTTCCCGTGACCGGTAGGAGGAGCGGACGCGAGAACGAGCCCTCCCGGCGAGGTGCAGTGCGGCAGGTCGGCGCACGCGAGGGCGAGCCCTCTCTGCGAGGCGGCGACCGGTGCGCACAACGGTTGGGCGGTGTCGTCGTCAGGCTTGGGCTGGTCAAGCTTGGCGTCAGCAGTAGTAGGTGGAGCTGGTGCTGCTCGTGGTTCGGCCGGCACAGAAGATGCGCGGTGGAGCTGCTGCTACTCGGCGAGGAGTTCTTCGTGGCGTCCGATGCCCTCGAGGCCAGAGAGCATGCCCGGGCATCCACCGGCAAAATGAGAGAAAGAAGGAGCAGCACAATGAGCTGATGCCTGGGGGAGGGGGTTGATTGCTTTCTTTTTTAAGATCTAGGGGGTTGTATCTCAATTTGTTGCCAAATCAGCGTCCTACAATCGGGCCTACTTGTCAGAAAGTAATCAAACGATCCAAATACTCCGATCAGTGTTTTTTGCAAAAGAATTACTAGAAGCGCGGTGATTTTTGCAAAAAATTAGTGACCTCGTGGTTTTCTGCAAACGATGCCCCAAATATGGTGGTTTTATGCAATTAACTCAGAATATACAATATAGACAATTACGACAGAAGCAAAGTACAACTAGCCAACACAATTTAGCGGAATTCGGAAGTACTGCAGCTCTGATTGACCCATCTGGATCGGTGGTAATGGAACACATCCTATGCTCCCAAACAATCCTTTACAACTGACGCCATTGTTAGATGCGAAGTAAGTAGTACTTATGGTGGGCACGACGTCGGATCagacataatgaaacttgtctgCCTCCGGTAAGGTGGCCCTCGTCTGCTTTAGCCATTACGAGCAATTAACATAGAGCATTCTTGAGGAAAAATGAATTGACTGAACCAAGGTGGTCTATGACAGACCCCAAGTTTGTAAAGCTCAATGTTGATGCAGCATATTCTGAGGATGAAGGCATGGGTGCTACGGCTGCGGTAATCAGAGATGAAAGAGGTACTTTCTTAGCAGCACAATGCAAACTTGTTACCCATGCTGCAGATGTGGTGACAACAGAGGCAATGGCAATGAGAGATGGTTTAAATCTGGCAAACAACTTGGGGTTCCAACGTGTGGAGGCGGAATCTGATTCCTTAAACGTGATCAATTTTTGTACCCGGCAAAATAGATGGTGTGATTCAGCAGCAGTGATCTTTGCAGAATGTGTTGATATCAATGTGTTCATTGGGAAGGTCAATTCTAAGCACTACTGCTGTTCAGCTAATCAAGGGCCGCATGTGCTAACTAACTTTTGTTATTGTAATAAATTTTCTAGTAGCTGGATAGACGAGCCTCTAGATTGACTGGTGAATAAGCTCGTAGATGATGTGTCCAGTTTTGCAATTAATAAAGTCAGCCATGATGACATTTCCTAAAAAAACACAAATCATCTGAAGCAAGTTTATGATCCTGCAAGCTTTAACGAGACTAGCTTGTAACAGAAGCAGAGTTAAATCCTGGCCCTTTGACGGTTGAGATGCGGGGGTTGTCATTGGCAGGGCAGTTTTCTTCCTGCTGATTAGGTGAAACAAATTACTCCTAACAAAAGATGAACGAAGAAAAAAGAAACTAACATCAACCTTGGCTTGCAGAGACGCAATTCGCGGCGCCAGTTTGGCCATATGTGACAAGATACACTTGAGAAATAACACAAgtacacgggggggggggggggggggggggtgtttaaCAAAAGATGAGGGAAGCCGTCTAGTCATATCTTCATGGCCAACCAAGGAGAGAAAACACAGGGGATCCAGGCTAAAAAGAAAACAATCAACATGCGTCGTCGTTTACCTTTGGCCTGTTTCCACGAGGAGCAGCAGATCGGACGCAAGAGAGCGGAGGAGAAGAGGATAGAGTGACAGAGCCACACCTAATGGATATGAATTTGATATGTTTATACCATTGCAAAAGCCCATCGAATCCAACTACAAAGTTTCCCTTGTCCTACTTACTAGCTTCCCAAAGTTTCTTTCAAAGGGCCGGAGGCCGAACTTTATTAAGAAGGGAGGGGGAGCGAGTTACAGCAAAGCTGAGCAGAAAACACATGAAAAAATAACTCAAATCAGATAAGCAAATAACTTCAGACGTTTCTGTATACAACTGAACCAGTTATCGGCAATAATTATGTTGCATCCCTCCCCTTTGGAATTTCTCTACAGTGTACTGTTGTTATTTGAATCCAAAAGAATCTTTTGCAGTTTTAACAGGGTAACTTCTTAAGTACCGGAACTAAAGAGGAACTTCAGACTAGAAATGAGAGCTGCTATACACACGACGTTTTTGGACGATGCATGAACGATGCTTCACATCCAGCCATTGAATCAGAGAATAAAGTGCTTCACATCCATCTGATTGTGAATCGTGCATGCATCGTGCGTGGTGTCGTCTATCTAGTATTTTCGACTAGAAATTGAACAGGCTTATGCAGAAGGCGGTGTAATCTTCGGGCATCAACCCTATCTATGGCTGTCTGAGAAGGGGTCGGCCAGTGACAAATCATGGACATGCTTCTCGACATGTTCATCAATACAAAAATAAATATTCCTGAATTCAAATCGAGCATCTCGAGAAGCTCTGTTTTCGAATTGGAGCAGCCTGTGTTGACGAGCCACCAATTCATTGCTGTAGTCCTCACATCCTTGAAATTCAATTTTGTTTAGCACTTTTGCATTTAAAACAAAGAACCTTGCAAAGTTAACTTGATGCTCATAGCCTATGAATAACTTCAACACAACTTCCTTTAGGTGGGTCTCAAGGCACTCCACTGGATATGGTGGGTCATGCTGATCCTCATTTTGCTCAAGCATACTATCGTGTGCGCGTGACTGCACAACAGGAAACAATATACATACGTTAAAGCATTGCTAACTAGACTATATAGGTAATATGTCAATCAAAGAATATAGTTAAAGCGAGCAAAGAAAAATACTCACAGTGACATAGAGCTTTTCCAAACAGGGGAACCACCTGAGGACGTCAAGAACTGCATTCAATTGATGATTAGAACACCCGAGGGCCAAAACCTTCACAGTGCGTATCGAGTTTGCCGAGCTGACTGGGTCCATTCCCTGAATAAGGCAACCAATATCAAAAATAATTATCTATATGTAAGAATGCTGAATGATGGCTGTTACTTCTACCTGGAAGACCCAGAATTTGTAGAAGACCGGTGAGAAAGGCCCCAATATCTCTAGTTTAGGTGCGCTAATAACCTGGATAATCACACAATCATCCCGATGCCAATACGGTAACAATAACCTTTCAAGGCGAGGAGCATCCTCAATGACCAGCTCTGCTTTTTCACCAGAGTTATCACGGAAGCCAATGCTCCTAATAGTTGGTGAGCTAACACGGAGGCAACCAACAGCATGAACTTGGAGCATGTGTAAGCTCTCCAAGGCATGGCAGCCTAAGAGCAAGCCATGGAACACATCCCCCCCTGATGGAAACGTACCTCAAGGAGAGCTCCTTGAGGAGGGGAAAATTCATGGACGGTGTGATCATCTTAGGGAAATCACAATAGCTGATCTTGCAAACAAGGAGGGTGGATGAGGAGGCGCGGAGCGCGGATTGCGGCAGCGGGTAGCTCGTCTTACGTCCAGAGAGGTACTCGTAGCCGATATCGAGCTCCTCGAGGTTGCAGAGGGCTCGGGAGTCGAACCAGCTCTCCGATCGCTGGCccgga
The sequence above is a segment of the Aegilops tauschii subsp. strangulata cultivar AL8/78 chromosome 6, Aet v6.0, whole genome shotgun sequence genome. Coding sequences within it:
- the LOC141025775 gene encoding uncharacterized protein encodes the protein MKKKKEAAGARSESSGITRKRTRRSHQDETAADLISRQPDAILCTIISLLPTKDGGRTPALNLERSESWFDSRALCNLEELDIGYEYLSGRKTSYPLPQSALRASSSTLLVCKISYCDFPKMITPSMNFPLLKELSLSSPTIRSIGFRDNSGEKAELVIEDAPRLERLLLPYWHRDDCVIIQVISAPKLEILGPFSPVFYKFWVFQGMDPVSSANSIRTVKVLALGCSNHQLNAVLDVLRWFPCLEKLYVTSRAHDSMLEQNEDQHDPPYPVECLETHLKEVVLKLFIGYEHQVNFARFFVLNAKVLNKIEFQGCEDYSNELVARQHRLLQFENRASRDARFEFRNIYFCIDEHVEKHVHDLSLADPFSDSHR